Genomic segment of Thermodesulfobacteriota bacterium:
CCCCGTGGCAAAGTACATAACCTCATAACCAAAATCTCTTGCAACAAGTCCAAGAGGAAATGCTAAGAAATTAATACCCATGCTGTATGATGCGTTAAAGGCTCCCATCGCTTTTCCTCTTTCATCAGAGCCTGCTTTGTCTATTACCAATGCGCTTAGTGTTGGATATAAAAATCCGTAGCCAATACTGAAGAATAGAGATATCAGAATAGCCTCAAGGGCATTGTCCACAAAATACATAGCCGCAAGAGAGACTGAAACCGCAAGTAGGCAAGGTGAAGCGATAACTTTTCTGCCCAGCTTATCTGAAATCCGGCCGCCAAAAATCCTGACTGCAGTTACTGCAATTGTGTAGGTTAAAAAGAAATAAAAAGCCGCAAGCCCTTTTGATCTTAGAAAGGTTGCGACAAAGTTTAATATAGCCCCAAGCCCACCAGCGAGAATTAAATTGGAGATCAAAATGATTGAATATCTTTTAGATGCGATCAGGCGGAAAAAACCCATCCCGTATGGATCTTTTGAACGGTGGAATTCGCCGTCTTTGGTAAACAGAGTAAGTGCAAATGCGATAAGGCTAAAAACTGCTGCGTATATGAAAAACCAATAAAAGCTTGAGAGTTCAATTATAAGTTCTCCTAGTGAGGGACCAATCGCATAAGACGCTATAGTGAAAGCGCTGAAAATTCCAAGACCTTCAGCCCTTCGCTCAGGTGGTATGTAGTCCGAGACGAAGGTTCCGGCAGATGTGAATGCAAATGCAAAAGATACACCCTGCACAAAACGGAGCAAATAAAAAAGTGGAGATAGATGGTCTATGAAGATATAGCCAAGCGAAGCTACTGCCATAATCCCATAGCCTAATAGCATAAAGCGTCTTCTTCCGTACTTATCAACCAGATAGGCCACAAAAGGTATTGCACCTAGTGATGTAATACCAAAAGAGCCCATAATAAAGCCGATGTTAGCCTCATCACCACCCAATTCCTTAATATGAATAGGCAGTAAAAAAAACGCTGAGAAATTACAAAAGAAAAAGAAGTTAGCTGCGGTGGCTAGCGTAAAATTTTTGAATTGCGAAGATGTAAAGTGGGATGACATAATATTTTGACTATATAAAAATTGAGCTTAGGATAAGCTATAATTAAAGAATAGAAATAATACCTAGAGACTTTGACAATGTATAATGACGTGATATATTTTCTGACCTTATTAATGAGCCGTTAGCTCAGTAGGTAGAGCAACTGCCTTTTAAGCAGTGGGCCGCAGGTTCGAATCCTGCACGGCTCATTCTTTGCCAGTCCCCATCGTCTAGCCTGGCCCAGGACATCGGCCTTTCACGCCGAAAACAGGGGTTCAAATCCCCTTGGGGACGCATATAACTCAAAACAGCAAATTTACTGAATTATCCAGCTTATCGAACGAGCTTTGATATCTGCTTAAATTCGTCTGTACCGGCAGTTTCGAGCAATTGGAACAAAAAAGCTTCTGTAGTTCCAACAACAGCTCCTGATTTCTCAATTAGGTTAATACCTTTTTCCCAATCGAGCTCTCTTCTGGAAATAACTGCGTCTGCCGGGACATAAACATTGTATCCTTTATTAACCATATCTATTGCTGTCTGAAGAACACACACATGGGTCTCTACTCCGCAAAGCAGCACTGAGCCCCTATCGATATCTTTTATGGCCGATTCGAACTCGGGAGACCTGGCGCAGCTGAACACAACTTTCTCAACCGGGGAAAAACCATCTACTGATTCTTTTATCTCCTCTATAGTAGGGCCCAAACCTTTTGGATACTGCTCTGTAACAGTTACTGGAATGTCTAGCACCTTTGCAGCCTCTAAAAGAATTTTCATATTCTTAAGATTAGTTTCAGTAATATCCTCTGGCATTGCGCCCATAAGTCTTTCCTGAACATCAACCACTACGAATGAAGTGTCATCTCTATTTATGAAATTCATATTGATCTCCTTTGTTGCTAAAATCACGATTTACAGAAATTTAAGAAAATAGTCTGACAATCTATAAAGGGAATATATAAAAGATAGTGCTTAAAGTAAAGAGTGGAAAGATGAGGCAGCGTCTAACACTGCCTCATTTATAATTTTAAGGTAATTAATCTTTATGTTTGGAAAACTCTTCTTCAAATCTTTGGGCTAATTCTTTGGCTTTCTTATCGTATTCAGCCTGATCATCCCAGCTCTTTTTAGGCTCTAGAAGCTTATCATCCACGTCAGGACAAGCTGTTGGAACCTGAAGCCCAAAAATTTCTACTTCATTAAATGATCCTTTTTCAAGAGTTCCATCTACTGCTGCTGTTACAAGAGCCCTTGTTTGTGGAAGAGGCATCCTTTCGCCAACCCCATAAGGGCCTCCGGTGATTCCTGTGTTAAGTAGCCACACAGTTGCACCGCTCTTTTCTAATTTTTCTTTTAGCATTGCAGCATAAAAAAGCGGAGGTCTTGGAAGAAAAGGTGCGCCGAAACAAGAGCTAAATGTAGCCTGCGGCTCGCTTACTCCTCTTTCAGTTCCTGCAACTTTTGCTGTGTAGCCTAGAGTAAAGTAAAACATTGCCTGCTCAGGTGTAAGTTTAGAAATCGGAGGCAGCACTCCGAAAGCATCGTAAGTAAGCATGAATATAGTTTTTGGAACTCCGCCAACACCCTCTGGAACTATATTTGATAATGAATCAATTTGATATGCCACCCTTGTGTTCTCAGTATGCTCAGCGCTG
This window contains:
- a CDS encoding MFS transporter → MSSHFTSSQFKNFTLATAANFFFFCNFSAFFLLPIHIKELGGDEANIGFIMGSFGITSLGAIPFVAYLVDKYGRRRFMLLGYGIMAVASLGYIFIDHLSPLFYLLRFVQGVSFAFAFTSAGTFVSDYIPPERRAEGLGIFSAFTIASYAIGPSLGELIIELSSFYWFFIYAAVFSLIAFALTLFTKDGEFHRSKDPYGMGFFRLIASKRYSIILISNLILAGGLGAILNFVATFLRSKGLAAFYFFLTYTIAVTAVRIFGGRISDKLGRKVIASPCLLAVSVSLAAMYFVDNALEAILISLFFSIGYGFLYPTLSALVIDKAGSDERGKAMGAFNASYSMGINFLAFPLGLVARDFGYEVMYFATGCMVFLGFILFTFFEPTKES
- a CDS encoding hydrolase, with product MNFINRDDTSFVVVDVQERLMGAMPEDITETNLKNMKILLEAAKVLDIPVTVTEQYPKGLGPTIEEIKESVDGFSPVEKVVFSCARSPEFESAIKDIDRGSVLLCGVETHVCVLQTAIDMVNKGYNVYVPADAVISRRELDWEKGINLIEKSGAVVGTTEAFLFQLLETAGTDEFKQISKLVR